In Paenibacillus algicola, a genomic segment contains:
- the leuS gene encoding leucine--tRNA ligase, with translation MSDNQQTGHGYQPQAIEPKWQEFWDQNKTFKTEEDDSKPKFYALDMFPYPSGAGLHVGHPEGYTATDIVSRFKRMRGYNVLHPMGWDAFGLPAEQYAMDTGKHPRDFTIANINNFRRQIKSLGFSYDWDREISTTDPEYYKWTQWIFIQLYKRGLAYVAEVPVNWCPALGTVLANEEVIDGKSERGGHPVIRKPMRQWILKITDYAERLLEDLEELDWSESIKDMQRNWIGKSTGAEVVFDIEGHDRQLTVFTTRPDTLFGASYCVVAPEHEMVEDITTAAQKEAVRQYQEQAAHKSDLERTDLAKDKSGVFTGAYAVNPANGARLPIWIADYVLAGYGTGAIMAVPGHDSRDWEFAKKFGLDIIEVVKGGNVEEEAYTGAGEHTNSEFLNGLQNEEAIEKMSAWLEENGKGRKKITYRLRDWLFSRQRYWGEPIPILHLEDGSMKTVPEDQLPLLLPDVDQIKPSGTGESPLANVTEWVETVDPESGMKARRETNTMPQWAGSSWYYLRYIDPNNDDEICSKEKQKAWLPVDLYIGGVEHAVLHLLYARFWHKVLYDLGVVDTKEPFQKLVNQGMILGTNNEKMSKSRGNVINPDDIVNEYGADTLRVYEMFMGPLEATKPWNTNGAEGIHRFLSRVWRLFVGENGELSTKLVDGEGSDEFKRSWHKTVKKVTEDFEHLRFNTAVSQLMIFINEGYKTEELPRKAMEGFVKLLSPLAPHLAEELWSRLGYAGTITYEPWPEYDEAFTVDAEVEIVVQVNGKIVDRARISKDLDQDAMKEHSLSLPNVKQALEGKSVRKVIAVPGKLVNIVAG, from the coding sequence ATGAGTGACAATCAACAGACGGGCCATGGCTATCAGCCCCAGGCGATCGAGCCGAAATGGCAGGAGTTCTGGGATCAGAACAAGACATTCAAGACGGAAGAGGATGACAGCAAGCCGAAGTTTTATGCGCTGGATATGTTCCCTTATCCTTCCGGCGCCGGGCTTCACGTAGGCCATCCGGAAGGATACACGGCAACAGACATCGTTTCCCGCTTCAAGCGGATGCGCGGCTATAATGTGCTTCATCCCATGGGCTGGGACGCTTTTGGCCTCCCTGCAGAGCAGTATGCGATGGATACAGGCAAGCACCCGCGTGATTTTACAATTGCGAATATTAACAATTTCCGCAGACAGATCAAATCTCTCGGCTTCTCCTACGATTGGGACCGCGAGATTAGCACCACCGATCCGGAATACTATAAATGGACCCAGTGGATCTTTATTCAGCTGTACAAGAGAGGCCTTGCTTATGTAGCCGAGGTACCTGTGAACTGGTGTCCTGCACTCGGCACAGTATTGGCGAACGAAGAGGTCATTGATGGCAAGTCTGAGCGGGGAGGACATCCGGTCATCCGCAAGCCGATGCGGCAGTGGATTCTGAAGATTACGGATTACGCCGAGCGGCTGCTGGAGGATCTGGAGGAACTGGACTGGTCCGAGAGCATTAAGGATATGCAGCGTAACTGGATCGGTAAGTCCACAGGTGCTGAGGTCGTGTTTGATATCGAAGGTCATGACCGGCAGCTGACTGTATTCACCACCCGTCCCGACACCTTGTTTGGAGCCAGCTACTGCGTCGTTGCTCCGGAGCATGAGATGGTGGAGGACATTACAACGGCAGCGCAGAAGGAAGCGGTCCGGCAATATCAGGAGCAGGCGGCTCACAAGAGCGACCTGGAGCGTACAGACCTTGCCAAAGACAAGAGCGGTGTGTTTACAGGCGCTTATGCGGTGAATCCCGCAAACGGGGCGCGCCTGCCGATCTGGATTGCAGATTATGTGCTGGCAGGCTATGGCACCGGTGCCATTATGGCCGTTCCGGGACATGACAGCCGTGACTGGGAATTTGCGAAGAAATTTGGCCTGGATATTATCGAGGTTGTAAAGGGCGGTAACGTGGAGGAGGAAGCTTACACCGGAGCGGGCGAGCATACCAATTCCGAGTTCCTGAATGGGCTCCAGAACGAAGAGGCTATTGAGAAAATGTCCGCCTGGCTGGAGGAGAACGGAAAGGGACGCAAGAAGATTACTTATCGTCTTCGCGACTGGCTGTTCAGCCGTCAGCGGTATTGGGGAGAGCCGATTCCGATTCTTCATCTGGAGGACGGATCAATGAAGACGGTGCCGGAGGACCAGCTGCCCCTGCTGCTGCCGGACGTCGATCAGATCAAGCCGTCAGGCACTGGAGAATCCCCGCTTGCTAACGTAACGGAGTGGGTAGAGACGGTAGACCCGGAGAGCGGCATGAAGGCCCGCCGGGAGACCAATACGATGCCGCAATGGGCAGGCAGCAGCTGGTATTACCTGCGCTACATTGATCCGAACAACGACGATGAAATTTGCTCCAAGGAGAAGCAGAAGGCCTGGCTGCCGGTCGATTTGTACATCGGCGGGGTAGAGCATGCGGTGCTTCACCTGCTGTATGCCCGTTTCTGGCACAAGGTGCTGTATGATCTGGGTGTTGTAGACACGAAGGAGCCTTTCCAGAAGCTGGTCAATCAAGGTATGATTCTTGGCACGAACAACGAGAAGATGAGCAAATCACGCGGCAACGTCATCAACCCTGATGACATTGTCAACGAGTACGGAGCGGACACGCTGCGTGTATATGAGATGTTCATGGGACCCTTGGAGGCTACGAAGCCTTGGAATACGAACGGCGCCGAAGGCATTCATCGTTTCCTCTCCCGTGTCTGGCGCTTGTTTGTCGGAGAGAATGGCGAGCTGAGCACCAAGCTGGTGGACGGTGAAGGGTCGGATGAGTTCAAGCGGAGCTGGCACAAGACGGTCAAGAAGGTGACCGAGGACTTTGAGCACCTTCGCTTTAATACCGCGGTCAGCCAGCTGATGATCTTCATCAATGAAGGCTACAAGACGGAAGAGCTGCCCCGTAAAGCGATGGAAGGCTTCGTGAAGCTGCTGTCTCCGCTGGCGCCGCATTTGGCAGAGGAGCTGTGGAGCCGTCTGGGATATGCCGGCACGATCACTTACGAGCCTTGGCCGGAGTATGATGAGGCCTTTACGGTAGATGCGGAAGTAGAAATTGTAGTGCAAGTGAATGGCAAAATCGTGGATCGTGCCAGAATATCCAAGGATTTGGATCAGGACGCCATGAAAGAACATAGCCTCTCCCTTCCAAATGTCAAGCAGGCGCTGGAAGGAAAGAGTGTACGCAAGGTGATTGCCGTACCGGGCAAGCTGGTCAATATCGTGGCCGGTTAA
- a CDS encoding RNA polymerase sigma factor, which yields MVEQGLIRAAQSGDRDALITLLREIEQHVYRTAYYILKNEQDALDASQEALIRVYTKINSYEEKAQFKTWVQRIVTNICIDKFRRAKPTVSMDEHDLVFEDRHNVEREVMSGYLAQDIQEAINQLPDHHRTVIVLRYLQDLSYSEIADCLNLPLNTVKSYLFRARQQLQNMLQEHQKGGVSG from the coding sequence GTGGTGGAGCAGGGACTCATCAGAGCCGCTCAATCGGGCGATCGCGACGCTCTAATCACCCTATTGCGAGAAATAGAACAACATGTGTACCGCACAGCTTACTATATTTTGAAGAACGAGCAGGATGCACTGGATGCTTCCCAGGAAGCGCTCATTCGGGTATACACCAAGATCAATTCCTATGAAGAGAAGGCTCAGTTCAAGACCTGGGTACAGCGGATTGTTACGAATATTTGTATTGACAAGTTCCGCCGCGCCAAGCCTACGGTGTCGATGGATGAGCATGATCTGGTGTTCGAGGACCGCCACAATGTGGAGCGGGAAGTAATGTCGGGATATTTGGCCCAGGACATTCAGGAGGCCATCAACCAGCTTCCCGATCACCATCGAACGGTCATCGTCCTTCGTTATTTACAGGACTTATCTTATAGTGAAATCGCAGACTGTCTGAATCTGCCGCTAAACACGGTGAAATCGTATCTGTTCAGGGCGAGACAGCAGCTGCAGAACATGCTTCAGGAGCATCAGAAAGGTGGTGTATCAGGATGA
- a CDS encoding helix-turn-helix transcriptional regulator gives MKAGFQIHGEPARQGQPYEFTYMNDRRIPSGIFHSHTKYEMFYFHEGACTYLIGDRFYALKPGDLLLMNGLTLHCPHLEKGDQYVRSIIHFEPDILDQWLSKELSSAALRPFQQLSNYRLRLAGAEREEFEVLLKEMQRLSCLEGAWAADRKGLRLAELLLFVAELCTETVVEQASHSEKERHVQHVITFVEQHYDEPLTLDEIARAVHLSKPYLSAIFKEVTGTTVLKYVYSRRINQAKILLWLHPDMTVTEAGRAAGFNHLAHFSRMFKEMVGASPEEYRSSRISTLT, from the coding sequence ATGAAAGCGGGATTCCAGATTCACGGTGAGCCTGCCCGGCAGGGGCAGCCCTATGAATTTACATACATGAACGATCGCCGCATTCCAAGCGGTATATTCCACTCTCACACTAAATATGAAATGTTTTATTTTCATGAGGGAGCCTGCACGTATCTGATCGGGGACCGGTTCTATGCGCTGAAGCCAGGTGACCTGCTGCTCATGAACGGTCTGACGCTGCATTGTCCTCACCTTGAGAAGGGTGATCAATATGTCCGTAGCATCATTCATTTTGAACCGGACATTCTGGATCAGTGGCTGAGCAAGGAGCTGTCCTCTGCTGCATTGCGGCCGTTTCAGCAGCTCAGTAATTATCGGCTGAGACTTGCAGGGGCAGAGCGGGAGGAATTCGAGGTTCTGCTGAAGGAAATGCAGCGTCTTTCCTGTCTGGAAGGAGCGTGGGCTGCAGATCGGAAGGGACTGCGCCTTGCGGAGCTGCTTCTGTTCGTGGCCGAGCTCTGTACGGAAACGGTGGTGGAGCAGGCTTCTCACTCCGAGAAGGAGCGGCATGTCCAGCATGTGATCACGTTTGTAGAGCAGCATTATGATGAACCGCTTACCTTGGACGAGATCGCCAGGGCAGTTCACCTTTCCAAGCCGTATCTGTCTGCCATCTTTAAAGAGGTGACGGGGACAACGGTACTGAAATATGTGTACAGCCGGCGCATTAACCAGGCCAAGATCCTGCTGTGGCTGCATCCGGACATGACCGTCACGGAGGCGGGACGGGCGGCAGGCTTTAACCATCTGGCCCATTTCAGCCGCATGTTCAAGGAAATGGTAGGCGCCAGCCCGGAAGAGTATCGCAGCAGCCGCATTTCTACATTGACTTAG
- a CDS encoding ComEC/Rec2 family competence protein — MLQRPLLWFAICWVAGSSCAAMSAGMQQVMILGGLAMLLVIPVLFGQSSVILSGILLLSIVLSAASWEWNDSRNISGLDPLLTYSASEEDGALIPASASLSGKVLTPVEIDGDRARFTLRLERLDTHTSLQEKVSVQVKLVSEEEQDIAASWRRGDSLSFTGSLEKPGAARNFGGFDYRQYLYYQEIHWIVKAEGAAAFDVQLLSGWSLDWVLRGNNEIRAYLGQHIDSLFGSFHGGYMKGLIIGERGDLDPDTFAEFSRLGLTHILAISGMHVAVFAGCLLFLFSRLSMTREASLNAIILALPLYVLLTGASPSVVRAGMMGMIGFYAARKKILKDGLHILSAAALIMLWYNPYFLMNISFQLSFLVTAGLILFVPRLMPLLSWLPKWLAGAAAVTTAAQLISFPLTIYYFNQFSLLSLPANLLLVPVISLVVLPAGMICVLLGLLWSRGGEWLASWIKLLNGITFKIVEALNESLLFQTIWPSPTLGWIMAYYVLLFLLLQLANKLKKNPRSLLQQDETVPLAGISPRYEAVEAKASGSSSWAVHPIIQSVAMVLRRRGWYRLALTLEAAAVPALLSVSAAWLVLLYCGYQGPSQQGVGMVRFLDVGQGDCMLIRTPQGKYILVDGGGTISFGQKETWKIRKDPFEVGSKVVVPLLKKEGVQALDMVILTHNDQDHAGGLQAVLENIPVKSFWFNGTFSHSPNEAALLGTAVARGIPILKVRDTEVQLDRDTRIQFLNPAADGMEEKLKQVKDQNHHSVVFVMDMNGARFLFTGDADEAAELAMLDREGWLQDDSNKPVKVDVLKAGHHGSKTSTSSAWLSAWMPRAAVVSAGVNNRYNHPHPDVVSRLAQFQAALYRTDQQGEIQMRIKRDGAIHVRTRLAPEDSSVW, encoded by the coding sequence ATGCTGCAGCGCCCTTTGCTGTGGTTTGCCATTTGCTGGGTAGCCGGCAGCAGCTGTGCTGCGATGTCTGCAGGTATGCAGCAGGTCATGATTCTCGGGGGTCTGGCCATGCTGCTTGTCATTCCCGTGCTGTTCGGTCAATCCTCTGTGATCTTGAGCGGCATTCTGCTGCTGAGTATAGTGCTGTCTGCCGCGAGCTGGGAGTGGAATGACAGCCGCAACATAAGCGGGCTGGATCCCTTGCTTACATACAGCGCTTCTGAGGAAGACGGTGCACTCATTCCGGCGTCTGCTTCTTTAAGCGGTAAAGTGCTCACTCCAGTGGAGATTGACGGGGACCGGGCCCGGTTTACGCTGCGGCTAGAACGGCTGGATACGCATACCTCACTGCAAGAGAAGGTGAGTGTGCAGGTGAAGCTGGTCTCGGAGGAGGAGCAGGACATTGCTGCGTCCTGGCGGCGCGGTGATTCCTTGAGCTTTACCGGGAGTCTGGAGAAGCCGGGAGCAGCCCGGAACTTTGGAGGCTTTGATTACCGGCAGTATCTGTACTATCAGGAAATCCACTGGATCGTTAAAGCGGAAGGAGCGGCGGCTTTCGATGTCCAGCTGCTGAGCGGCTGGTCTCTCGACTGGGTGCTGCGGGGGAATAACGAGATCAGAGCTTATCTCGGGCAGCATATCGATTCCCTTTTCGGATCTTTTCACGGCGGTTATATGAAGGGGCTCATCATTGGGGAGCGGGGCGATCTGGATCCGGATACATTCGCGGAATTTTCCCGGCTGGGCCTGACCCATATCCTGGCGATCTCGGGAATGCACGTGGCGGTATTTGCAGGCTGTCTGCTGTTCCTGTTCTCCAGGCTTTCCATGACGAGGGAGGCTTCCCTGAATGCTATCATTCTAGCACTGCCGCTCTACGTCCTGCTCACGGGAGCAAGTCCCTCCGTAGTGCGGGCAGGGATGATGGGGATGATTGGCTTTTATGCCGCGCGAAAAAAAATACTGAAGGACGGCCTGCACATTCTCAGTGCTGCCGCGCTGATCATGCTGTGGTACAATCCGTACTTCCTGATGAACATCAGCTTTCAGCTGTCCTTTCTGGTCACGGCCGGCTTGATACTATTCGTGCCCCGGCTCATGCCGCTCCTGTCCTGGCTGCCCAAATGGCTGGCAGGCGCAGCTGCGGTCACAACCGCGGCGCAGCTCATTTCTTTTCCGCTGACGATTTACTATTTCAATCAGTTTTCCCTGCTGTCCCTGCCGGCCAATTTGCTTCTGGTCCCTGTGATCAGTCTTGTTGTACTTCCTGCCGGGATGATATGCGTGCTGCTGGGGCTGCTGTGGAGCCGCGGTGGGGAATGGCTGGCTTCCTGGATCAAGCTGCTGAATGGCATCACCTTCAAGATCGTTGAAGCATTGAACGAGTCTCTGCTCTTTCAGACGATCTGGCCATCTCCGACGCTAGGCTGGATCATGGCTTATTATGTACTGCTGTTTCTGCTGCTTCAGCTTGCCAATAAGCTCAAAAAAAATCCCCGCTCCCTGCTTCAACAGGATGAAACCGTGCCGCTGGCGGGAATTTCTCCTCGTTATGAAGCTGTTGAAGCGAAAGCATCGGGGTCCAGCTCTTGGGCTGTGCATCCTATCATCCAATCTGTGGCGATGGTCCTGCGGAGGCGGGGGTGGTATAGGCTGGCGCTGACACTGGAGGCCGCGGCTGTTCCGGCGCTACTCTCAGTCAGCGCGGCCTGGCTCGTGCTGCTATACTGCGGGTATCAGGGGCCGTCGCAGCAAGGTGTGGGGATGGTGCGCTTTCTGGACGTCGGACAGGGAGACTGCATGCTTATTCGTACGCCGCAGGGAAAATACATTTTGGTAGACGGCGGCGGCACGATCAGCTTCGGACAGAAGGAGACCTGGAAAATTCGCAAGGACCCCTTTGAGGTCGGGAGCAAGGTTGTTGTGCCGCTGCTCAAGAAGGAAGGGGTTCAGGCGCTGGATATGGTCATTCTTACTCACAATGATCAGGATCATGCCGGCGGTCTGCAGGCGGTGCTGGAGAACATTCCGGTCAAATCCTTCTGGTTCAACGGGACCTTCTCGCATTCACCCAATGAAGCTGCGCTGCTAGGAACAGCGGTAGCCCGCGGCATTCCGATATTAAAGGTTCGGGATACCGAAGTGCAGCTGGATCGTGATACGAGGATCCAGTTTCTGAATCCTGCAGCAGACGGGATGGAGGAGAAGCTGAAGCAGGTCAAGGATCAAAACCACCATTCAGTGGTATTTGTCATGGACATGAACGGGGCGCGCTTTTTGTTTACCGGTGATGCGGATGAGGCAGCGGAGCTGGCGATGCTGGATCGAGAGGGATGGCTGCAGGATGACAGCAATAAGCCTGTGAAGGTGGATGTGCTGAAAGCCGGGCATCATGGCAGCAAGACGTCAACCTCGTCAGCCTGGCTGAGTGCCTGGATGCCGCGTGCTGCTGTCGTTTCTGCCGGTGTGAACAACCGGTACAACCATCCGCATCCAGACGTTGTCAGCCGGCTGGCGCAGTTTCAGGCCGCGCTCTACCGGACGGATCAGCAGGGAGAAATCCAGATGAGGATCAAGCGGGACGGAGCCATTCATGTAAGGACACGCCTGGCGCCAGAGGATTCAAGTGTCTGGTGA
- a CDS encoding zf-HC2 domain-containing protein, producing the protein MNCQQVREDMQRHLDQDLTPEETAALYRHIAVCPGCAEEFQMLKLLSRELEDLPAVTPPFSLVDSILPQLDAIDQARGHTLAEAAGKPAEVLQPPRRAARSSWWSSMAGRTAVGAAAALLVLTASVLSYEPKQLSDADIPYASSVPEAVSESSGSMPAENQNSPEEGGTEASAMEAEMFSQKLKSDEEPDESPAQEELPQQSESQRAPQSQPPMDAERTGSAGNGAGANSQPPAADSQASSPEGTGSSGSAESSPLSNPEEQDMPEDPALSQGLSDQSLSETAPPQEREMLGTMDEEPLPPVEEDMIAEEMVPPANPKYGISMMPVQWLSPDGRYRVLLEGDRLVIYSVPAAGAESAPVKVQELIVPGEWISGQWSEDGKSFVYYITAEGTEKKRVFSLDSLPAVKEPRPESETAPETKAPAEKPSQREGQKGTP; encoded by the coding sequence ATGAATTGCCAGCAGGTGAGGGAAGACATGCAGCGCCATCTCGACCAGGATCTGACACCGGAGGAGACGGCAGCACTATACCGTCATATCGCGGTCTGTCCCGGCTGCGCGGAGGAGTTTCAGATGCTGAAGCTGCTATCCCGCGAGCTTGAGGATTTGCCTGCGGTCACGCCTCCGTTCAGTCTGGTGGATTCCATACTGCCTCAGCTGGATGCAATAGATCAAGCAAGAGGTCACACGCTCGCCGAAGCGGCCGGAAAGCCGGCAGAGGTGCTTCAGCCGCCTCGCCGTGCAGCTCGGAGCTCCTGGTGGAGCTCCATGGCAGGCCGTACCGCTGTCGGAGCGGCAGCAGCTCTGCTCGTACTTACGGCGTCGGTGCTGAGCTACGAGCCGAAGCAGCTTTCAGATGCAGACATTCCTTACGCTTCAAGCGTGCCGGAGGCGGTTAGTGAGAGCTCCGGAAGTATGCCGGCTGAGAATCAGAACAGCCCCGAAGAGGGCGGGACGGAGGCTTCTGCGATGGAAGCTGAGATGTTCTCTCAGAAGCTGAAGTCTGATGAGGAGCCTGACGAGAGCCCTGCTCAGGAAGAGCTTCCGCAGCAGAGTGAATCGCAGCGTGCGCCGCAGAGCCAGCCGCCGATGGATGCAGAGCGTACGGGCTCCGCAGGCAACGGAGCCGGGGCTAATAGCCAGCCGCCGGCAGCAGACTCCCAAGCGTCCAGCCCTGAGGGAACCGGCAGCTCCGGCTCTGCAGAGAGCAGTCCGCTTAGCAATCCAGAGGAGCAAGACATGCCAGAGGACCCCGCTTTATCGCAGGGACTTTCAGATCAGTCCTTATCCGAAACGGCCCCGCCACAGGAGCGCGAAATGCTGGGAACCATGGATGAGGAGCCGCTGCCTCCGGTAGAAGAGGATATGATCGCGGAGGAGATGGTCCCGCCCGCGAACCCCAAATACGGCATTAGTATGATGCCGGTGCAATGGCTGTCACCAGATGGAAGGTACCGGGTGCTGCTGGAAGGCGACCGTTTGGTTATATACAGTGTTCCGGCAGCGGGTGCCGAGTCGGCTCCGGTCAAGGTGCAGGAGCTGATTGTGCCGGGGGAATGGATTAGCGGACAATGGTCTGAGGACGGAAAATCCTTTGTGTACTATATTACGGCGGAGGGGACCGAGAAGAAGCGAGTGTTCTCGCTCGACAGTCTCCCGGCTGTTAAAGAGCCGAGGCCTGAATCCGAAACGGCACCGGAAACCAAGGCGCCGGCAGAGAAGCCTTCTCAGCGTGAGGGACAGAAGGGAACGCCGTAA
- a CDS encoding Gfo/Idh/MocA family protein, translated as MDRSNGMNYAPSGKPKPVVKPGEFVFGAMSLDHGHIYGMCNGLVEAGAVLKWVYDPDPAKVEAFCKAYPQVSVASSAMEILQDKEVQLVAAAAIPSLRCELGLQVMSHGKDYFTDKTPFTSLEQVEAARIKAAETGRKYMVYYSERLHVESAIHAGHLIQDGAIGRVIQVMGTGPHRLDAGNRPDWFFKRAQYGGILCDIGSHQIEQFLFFAGCKNAEVVSSKVANYGHPEYPELEDFGDATLIGDNGATNYFRVDWFTPNGLGTWGDGRTIILGTEGYIELRKYIDIARSSQGDHLYLVNGTGEHHLELSGKVGYPFFGELILDCLERTEKAMTQEHALKAGELCVIAQQQAVRIP; from the coding sequence ATGGATCGGAGCAATGGGATGAACTATGCCCCTTCGGGCAAGCCCAAGCCGGTGGTAAAGCCGGGTGAATTCGTATTTGGAGCTATGTCGCTGGATCACGGGCATATTTATGGGATGTGTAACGGTCTTGTCGAGGCCGGCGCTGTACTGAAATGGGTGTATGATCCCGATCCTGCCAAGGTAGAGGCCTTTTGCAAGGCGTATCCTCAGGTGTCGGTGGCGTCCTCTGCGATGGAAATCCTGCAGGACAAGGAGGTGCAGCTGGTTGCAGCGGCAGCGATTCCATCCCTTCGCTGTGAGCTTGGCCTGCAGGTGATGTCCCACGGAAAGGACTACTTTACGGACAAAACGCCGTTCACCTCCCTGGAGCAGGTGGAAGCGGCAAGAATCAAGGCGGCGGAGACCGGACGAAAATATATGGTCTACTACAGTGAGCGGCTGCATGTAGAAAGTGCAATTCATGCAGGCCATCTCATTCAGGACGGCGCCATCGGGCGGGTCATTCAAGTCATGGGGACAGGACCGCACCGGCTGGATGCAGGAAACCGTCCGGACTGGTTTTTCAAGCGGGCACAGTATGGCGGCATTTTATGCGATATTGGCTCCCATCAGATCGAGCAGTTTCTGTTCTTTGCCGGCTGCAAGAATGCAGAGGTTGTCAGCAGCAAGGTGGCGAATTATGGACACCCGGAATATCCGGAGCTGGAGGATTTCGGGGATGCAACCCTCATCGGAGACAACGGGGCAACGAACTATTTCCGGGTAGACTGGTTTACGCCGAACGGGCTGGGTACCTGGGGAGATGGCAGAACGATCATTCTCGGGACCGAAGGGTATATTGAGCTTCGTAAATATATTGACATTGCCCGCAGTTCCCAAGGCGATCATCTCTATCTTGTCAATGGAACCGGAGAGCATCATCTGGAGCTGAGTGGCAAGGTCGGGTATCCTTTTTTCGGGGAGCTGATTCTGGATTGCCTGGAGCGCACGGAGAAGGCGATGACGCAGGAGCATGCACTTAAAGCCGGGGAGCTCTGTGTTATCGCCCAGCAGCAGGCGGTTCGTATTCCTTAG
- the comER gene encoding late competence protein ComER has product MKVGFIGAGSMGSLLITSLIRYGALQPEQVYISTRTPERAKQLLLQYPEIRLCERNSDLASQVQLLFLCVKPGEFKTVIDDIADALASEHMIVSITSPVQISHLESALPCKIAKIIPSLTNQTGGGATLCMYGSRIKEKDRLLLESLLSCISRPIQVLESHTRITSDFSSCGPAFLGYFLEKWITAAIELTGADRPSLNRLAGEMLLGTGKLLTEEGFTPEQLQKRIAVPGGITAQALSLFEERLDGLFHELITTTHDKYEEELEKLGTVFGTALNRPRY; this is encoded by the coding sequence TTGAAAGTCGGTTTTATCGGGGCAGGAAGCATGGGCAGTCTATTAATTACCTCCCTCATCCGCTATGGAGCCCTTCAGCCGGAGCAGGTCTACATCAGCACTCGTACACCGGAGAGAGCCAAGCAGCTGCTGCTGCAATATCCGGAAATCCGGCTGTGTGAACGAAATAGTGACCTCGCCTCGCAGGTTCAGCTTCTGTTTCTGTGTGTAAAGCCGGGGGAGTTCAAGACGGTGATTGATGACATCGCGGACGCCCTGGCCTCCGAGCACATGATCGTTTCCATTACAAGTCCGGTCCAAATTTCTCATCTGGAGTCTGCACTGCCCTGCAAAATCGCCAAAATCATTCCCAGCCTGACGAATCAGACCGGCGGCGGTGCCACACTGTGCATGTATGGCTCCAGAATCAAAGAAAAAGACAGGCTGCTTTTGGAAAGCCTCCTGTCTTGTATTAGCAGGCCCATCCAGGTACTGGAATCGCACACAAGGATTACATCCGATTTTTCCAGCTGCGGGCCTGCTTTTTTAGGTTATTTTCTGGAAAAATGGATTACCGCCGCCATCGAGCTGACCGGAGCCGACCGTCCCTCTCTTAACCGCCTTGCCGGTGAGATGCTGCTAGGCACCGGCAAGCTGCTGACCGAGGAAGGCTTTACCCCGGAGCAGCTTCAAAAGCGGATCGCTGTCCCGGGAGGCATTACCGCCCAGGCGCTGTCCCTGTTCGAGGAGCGGCTGGATGGCCTCTTCCATGAGCTCATCACCACGACGCATGACAAGTATGAGGAAGAGCTGGAGAAGCTGGGTACGGTATTCGGCACCGCGCTTAACCGGCCACGATATTGA
- a CDS encoding deoxycytidylate deaminase: MSQDRRKDWDTYFMDIAFMVSTRSQCHRRHVGAVLVQGKKLLGTAYNGAPMGVPDCSEAGCMIVEDYELVTAAGKEEMVKKQRCIRTIHAEQNLLLFTDRIDREGSTVYVTDEPCWTCANMLANSGITEVVFHRAYPKDSLKVSVMMAQKGIQFRLLEDYQPPQETLMTIQN; the protein is encoded by the coding sequence ATGAGCCAGGATCGTCGTAAAGACTGGGATACGTATTTTATGGATATTGCATTTATGGTCTCCACCCGCTCTCAGTGCCATCGAAGGCATGTCGGAGCGGTGCTGGTCCAGGGGAAGAAGCTGCTGGGAACCGCCTATAACGGCGCCCCGATGGGCGTGCCGGACTGCTCGGAGGCGGGCTGCATGATTGTAGAGGATTATGAGCTGGTTACTGCTGCCGGTAAAGAGGAGATGGTGAAGAAGCAGCGATGTATCCGCACCATCCATGCTGAACAGAATCTGCTGCTGTTTACAGACCGGATTGACCGCGAGGGCAGCACGGTGTATGTGACGGACGAGCCGTGCTGGACGTGTGCCAATATGCTGGCAAACAGCGGAATTACCGAAGTGGTCTTTCACCGGGCTTATCCGAAGGACAGCCTAAAGGTCAGTGTTATGATGGCACAAAAAGGCATTCAGTTCCGTCTGCTGGAGGATTACCAGCCGCCGCAGGAGACGCTGATGACGATTCAGAATTAA
- a CDS encoding ComEA family DNA-binding protein, producing MRKSHMAASVILTLLGCGLILYGGEGDAVPEGWKPLNDQVQEVLEASAPAPSGAEKHEEPAALTLKQESAGNSSPAEVSGGKAQPTAGNVEASIEVKPSQEPEAARSGDAAAGKININTADLNALMELPGIGEAKGQAIIDYRSSNGPFKSAAELMEVKGIGPKMLEKMQSYITL from the coding sequence ATGAGAAAGAGCCACATGGCTGCAAGTGTCATCCTTACGCTCCTGGGCTGCGGTTTGATTCTGTACGGCGGGGAAGGGGATGCGGTACCGGAAGGCTGGAAGCCGCTGAATGATCAGGTGCAGGAGGTCCTGGAGGCTTCTGCCCCCGCTCCATCCGGCGCTGAGAAGCATGAGGAACCGGCTGCCCTTACACTCAAGCAGGAATCCGCTGGGAACAGCTCCCCGGCAGAGGTGTCAGGCGGGAAGGCGCAGCCGACTGCGGGAAATGTTGAGGCCAGCATAGAGGTGAAGCCATCTCAGGAGCCGGAAGCAGCCCGTTCAGGAGATGCTGCAGCCGGCAAAATCAACATTAACACGGCGGATCTGAACGCCTTAATGGAGCTTCCGGGCATCGGGGAGGCGAAGGGGCAGGCGATCATCGATTATCGCAGCTCAAATGGACCCTTCAAAAGTGCAGCCGAGTTGATGGAGGTCAAGGGCATCGGGCCCAAAATGCTGGAGAAAATGCAGTCTTACATCACGCTTTAA